One window from the genome of Tachypleus tridentatus isolate NWPU-2018 chromosome 11, ASM421037v1, whole genome shotgun sequence encodes:
- the LOC143232202 gene encoding uncharacterized protein LOC143232202 isoform X2 gives MTRIIVLILLVAFAVISSASWHSHGQYWDRYGRYDRYDDGYDYGHPRYSQGRYGYGHGYSCRYGDLCNHRNWSGYDDNEYDEYNKHGGYGGHRNYDGYSRYGSSKDYGGYGGYRDYDRYGRYGNSRDYGSYKKNDGYGWYKNSDTYGSYGHIGLGGHLYDGY, from the exons ATGACTAGA ATAATCGTCCTTATCCTGCTAGTCGCCTTTGCTGTAATATCCTCCGCTAGTTGGCATTCACACGGCCAATACTGGGATAGATATGGAAGATATGACCGCTATGATGATGGATACGATTATGGACACCCTAGATATTCTCAAGGTCGTTATGGGTATGGTCACGGCTATAGCTGTCGTTACGGTGATTTATGCAATCACCGCAACTGGTCAGGTTATGATGATAATGAATATGATGAATACAATAAACATGGCGGCTATGGTGGGCATAGGAACTACGATGGATATAGCCGCTATGGTAGTTCTAAAGACTATGGCGGTTATGGTGGGTATAGAGACTACGATAGATATGGCCGCTATGGTAATTCTAGAGATTATGGTAGCTATAAGAAGAACGACGGTTATGGCTGGTATAAAAACTCCGATACATATGGCAGTTATGGACATATTGGTCTCGGTGGTCATTTATATGATGGTTATTAA
- the LOC143232202 gene encoding uncharacterized protein LOC143232202 isoform X1, which produces MTRVSSKYIIVLILLVAFAVISSASWHSHGQYWDRYGRYDRYDDGYDYGHPRYSQGRYGYGHGYSCRYGDLCNHRNWSGYDDNEYDEYNKHGGYGGHRNYDGYSRYGSSKDYGGYGGYRDYDRYGRYGNSRDYGSYKKNDGYGWYKNSDTYGSYGHIGLGGHLYDGY; this is translated from the exons ATGACTAGAGTAAGTTCTAAATAC ATAATCGTCCTTATCCTGCTAGTCGCCTTTGCTGTAATATCCTCCGCTAGTTGGCATTCACACGGCCAATACTGGGATAGATATGGAAGATATGACCGCTATGATGATGGATACGATTATGGACACCCTAGATATTCTCAAGGTCGTTATGGGTATGGTCACGGCTATAGCTGTCGTTACGGTGATTTATGCAATCACCGCAACTGGTCAGGTTATGATGATAATGAATATGATGAATACAATAAACATGGCGGCTATGGTGGGCATAGGAACTACGATGGATATAGCCGCTATGGTAGTTCTAAAGACTATGGCGGTTATGGTGGGTATAGAGACTACGATAGATATGGCCGCTATGGTAATTCTAGAGATTATGGTAGCTATAAGAAGAACGACGGTTATGGCTGGTATAAAAACTCCGATACATATGGCAGTTATGGACATATTGGTCTCGGTGGTCATTTATATGATGGTTATTAA